In one window of Synchiropus splendidus isolate RoL2022-P1 chromosome 15, RoL_Sspl_1.0, whole genome shotgun sequence DNA:
- the LOC128746605 gene encoding C-C motif chemokine 3-like — protein MKSAVIFSVLLLSAATVQGMNQNFGVTKCCFKFADASSFIQNVVDYQETHPLCPRKGIILTTKTKRQVCVDPQQEMIKKLTKDLSATRG, from the exons ATGAAGAGTGCGGTGATTTTCTCAGTCTTGCTGCTCTCAGCTGCCACTGTCCAGGGCATGA ATCAAAATTTCGGGGTGACAAAATGTTGCTTTAAATTTGCTGACGCATCCAGTTTTATTCAGAATGTGGTGGATTACCAAGAAACTCACCCACTGTGCCCTCGTAAGGGAATCAT ATTGACCACAAAGACTAAAAGACAAGTCTGTGTGGACCCTCAACAAGAGATGATCAAGAAGCTCACCAAAGATTTGTCCGCGACTCGTGGctga